TGAGGCTAAGGAAGAACTTCAGGATATGTTCTCCAGGAGGTACTCCTAATGGTTTACACAAAATTATTGACACAACCGTCTTGAAGCAGAGATTGCTGTACTTGCAAGCTTCTTTTGTTGTTAGCCAGCGTTTGTCCATAAGTTCCTCCTCTGCGGTCGCTCTGCTTTTTAAAAATGAATAAGGGGGCGGCGAAAAGTCACTTTAACCAATTCTCTTTAATCACCATTCCTCCTTTATAAACTCTAAAGCAGGAATAAGTATTTCTTTTATCCATTCTTTCTTTTCTTCATCTGCAAAATAGATAACGTTGTTTCCCCGTCTTTCTCTCAGAACTAAACCTGCCAAAGCCAGTTCTTTTAAATGAATAGAAAGCATGGCTTGTTTCATTTTTAGTTTGTTTGCTAATTGCTTCAAATTGTGTTTTTC
This Desulfurobacterium indicum DNA region includes the following protein-coding sequences:
- a CDS encoding ArsR/SmtB family transcription factor, producing MEIREKDIKNLSYLFKALSHPDRIKILLFLLGNNEKHNLKQLANKLKMKQAMLSIHLKELALAGLVLRERRGNNVIYFADEEKKEWIKEILIPALEFIKEEW